A region of the Litchfieldia alkalitelluris genome:
GTAGAGATTATCATGTAAATCTAGAGCTCGACCTTCGTGGTGAACGATTTGAGGATGCTATATCACGGGTTGATAAATATATAGATGATGCAGTTCTTGCTGGATATCCGCGTGTGTCAATTATTCATGGCAAAGGAACGGGTGCACTTCGACAAGGTGTTCAAGAATACCTGAAAAACCACCGATCTGTTAAATCAGCTCGTTATGGTGAAGCTGGAGAAGGTGGCACTGGAGTTACAGTAGTAGAACTGAGATAAAATGGGGGATAATATGATCGGCTTTTGGGAAAATGAGTTTATCCAAACAGCAGCTTATTTTAGTGTTGTTGTCTTATGTATCATCGTGTTTTTAGCCATTTTTGAGCTTGTTACTAAATATAATAACTGGGATGAAATTAAACGAGGGAATATGGCTGTAGCCATGGCAACAGGAGGAAAGATCTTTGGCTTAGCCAATATTTTTAGGTATTCAATTAGTAACCATGATACTCTTTTAACTATGATTGGTTGGGGGATGTTTGGTTTTTTGTTACTATTACTTGGCTATTTTATTTTTGAGTTTCTAACACCAAAGTTTAAAATTGATGATGAAATCGCTAAAGATAACCGTGCTGTTGGATTCATTTCTATGGTTATATCCATTGGCCTTTCGTATGTAATTGGTGGTGGAATAGGATAATGGAAACCTTAGCAAAGGTACTTATTGGTTTTTGTGGATTGTTTATCCTTATTGGAATTATTTTTTTATTGTTTTAAAAAAATGAAAAGAGATTTCACAGTGTGGTGTGCGTACATCACTGGGAAATCTCTTTTTTTTGTGCAGCTTCTAAAACTTAAATTGGAAAAAGACCGGCCTGTGCGAAAATTCAGGTAGGAAGGACGAAGAAAATCCAGGCAGAGGTCGAAAACCATAGTGAGCGTGAGCAAAAATCCGGCGGGTTTGAAGCAGAATCCGGCGAGACAGAAGGAAAATCGGGCCAGAGGTCGAAAACCATAGTGAGCCGGAACAAAAATCCGGCGGAAAAAGTGAAGAATCCGGCGGGTTTGAAGCAGAATCCGGCGAGACATGAAGAAAATCGGGCCAGAGGTCGAAAACCATAGTGAGCCGGAGCAAAAATCCGGCGGAAAAAGTGAAGAATCGGGCGGGTATGAAGCAGAATCCGGCGAGACACGAAGAAAATCCGGCGGGTTTGAAGCAGAATTGGCGAGACATGAAGAAAATCGGGCCAGAGGTCGAAAACCATAGTGAGCCGGAGCAAAAATCCGGCGGTATCTAAATAAAAAGTGAGTTTGACTACAAAAAAATCAAAATATAATTAATAATTGTCACAAAATTTTCATTATTATATAATAAGGTGAGGTGATGAAAGCGTTTACTTGGGTTGTGGTTTTATTTTGCCTTAGTGCGAAAGGTACAGTAAGTTAATAAAGTTTAAAAGGAGGGCATTAAATGGAAACTGCAAAACCGTGGTTAAAGAATTACCCTGATGAAGTTCCCCACTCGATTAACTATGACAAAAGACCTCTTTCGGATTTTTTAAAAGCTGCAGCGATGGAATTCCCTAGAAATAAAGCGATACACTTCTTAGGAAAAGAGCTAACGTTTCACGAGTTATATGTTCAGTCTTGCAAGGTAGGGAATTATTTACGAGATTTGGGTGTGAAAAAAGGGGACCGTGTTTCAATTATGCTTCCTAATTGCCCACAAGCAGTTATTAGTTACTATGGCGTGTTGATGATAGGCGGTATTGTTGTTCAAACAAATCCACTTTATACAGAAAGGGAGCTTGAATACCAACTAAATGATAGTGGTGCAAAAGTAATCATTACACTTGATTTATTATTTCCGAGAGTAACAAAAGTGAAAGCGTCAACAAGTCTTAAACATGTGGTTGTAACAGGAATTAAGGATTACCTTCCATTTCCAAAAAACTTAATTTATCCATTTATCCAAAAGAAACAGAATGGAATGGTTGTAAAAGTAGAGCATAATGGTTCTAATCATCTGTTTTCAACGATTATTCAAAAGGGTAGAGCAGATGAAATTGAGACAGACCTAAATCCGGAAAAAGATTTGGCGTTGTTACAATACACTGGTGGCACAACAGGATTTCCAAAGGGAGTGATGTTAACTCATTACAATCTTGTGTCAAATACTCAAATGAGTGTACATTGGATGTATCGTTGTAAAAGAGGAGAGGAATCTGTTCTAGGTATTTTACCGTTTTTCCATGTATACGGGATGACGACAGTTATGAATCTATCAATCATGCAAGGCTTTAAAATGATTTTACTTCCAAAGTTCGAAGTAGAAGATACACTTAAAACCATTCAAACTCAAAAACCTACACTTTTTCCAGGAGCACCAACGATTTACATTGGCTTATTAAATCATCCAGATATTAAAAAGTATGATTTATCTTCCATTGATGGTTGTATTAGTGGATCTGCTCCACTACCACTTGAGGTTCAAGAGCAATTTGAAAAGGTTACAGGTGGAAAGTTGGTTGAAGGATATGGGTTAACTGAAGCTTCTCCTGTTACTCATTCTAACAGCTTATGGGAAAAACGGATAAACGGCAGCATCGGATTACCGTGGCCCGATACTGAGGCTGTTATTCTCTCTCTAGAAACAAATGAACCTGTTGAAACTGGAGAGATTGGGGAAATCGTAGTGAGAGGTCCTCAAATCATGAAGGGGTACTGGAACCGTCAAGAGGAAACTGAGGCAGTGTTAAGGGATGGGTGGCTTTTCACAGGTGATGTAGGGTATATGAATGAAGATGGTTATTTCTTCGTTGTTGACCGTAAAAAAGAT
Encoded here:
- a CDS encoding DUF350 domain-containing protein; the encoded protein is MIGFWENEFIQTAAYFSVVVLCIIVFLAIFELVTKYNNWDEIKRGNMAVAMATGGKIFGLANIFRYSISNHDTLLTMIGWGMFGFLLLLLGYFIFEFLTPKFKIDDEIAKDNRAVGFISMVISIGLSYVIGGGIG
- a CDS encoding AMP-binding protein, whose protein sequence is METAKPWLKNYPDEVPHSINYDKRPLSDFLKAAAMEFPRNKAIHFLGKELTFHELYVQSCKVGNYLRDLGVKKGDRVSIMLPNCPQAVISYYGVLMIGGIVVQTNPLYTERELEYQLNDSGAKVIITLDLLFPRVTKVKASTSLKHVVVTGIKDYLPFPKNLIYPFIQKKQNGMVVKVEHNGSNHLFSTIIQKGRADEIETDLNPEKDLALLQYTGGTTGFPKGVMLTHYNLVSNTQMSVHWMYRCKRGEESVLGILPFFHVYGMTTVMNLSIMQGFKMILLPKFEVEDTLKTIQTQKPTLFPGAPTIYIGLLNHPDIKKYDLSSIDGCISGSAPLPLEVQEQFEKVTGGKLVEGYGLTEASPVTHSNSLWEKRINGSIGLPWPDTEAVILSLETNEPVETGEIGEIVVRGPQIMKGYWNRQEETEAVLRDGWLFTGDVGYMNEDGYFFVVDRKKDMIIAGGYNIYPREIEEVLYEHEKIQEVVVAGIPDAYRGETVKAYVVFKEGMSCTEEELDQFARQYLAAYKAPKIYEFRKELPKTAVGKILRRALVDEEKEKNKKQA